From Mytilus edulis chromosome 8, xbMytEdul2.2, whole genome shotgun sequence, one genomic window encodes:
- the LOC139484397 gene encoding uncharacterized protein: MSEMSGKCLFSKFNAVDCGFSNFYNDTKQFYKLNECEKNTDAHLRSLHSYNLNSDVSESTLILSRVGAVFNYSCTYNICQAHRDTLGIYWQRSNRNGCKHPLHGSSKRKADRGISLKRSVEIFLFWGEHVPIGSGICRGCREEHSKELLKFTFCDEDNEESNIEDDEPKEKKICLSSEVVCRLSVTDGNCLQYGICTTCCSSDLQVCSLLDLITKYINFKQFILQMNTVSAMSVY, from the exons ATGAGTGAGATGAGTGGCAAATGTTTGTTTTCTAAGTTTAATGCTGTGGATTGTGGCTTTTCTAACTTTTACAACGATACCAAACAATTTTATAAGCTTAATGAATGTGAAAAGAACACTGATGCCCATCTTAGATCACTACATTCATATAATCTGAACTCAGACGTTTCTGAATCAACACTTATTTTATCTCGTGTCGGAGCGGTTTTCAATTATAGTTGTACATATAACATATGCCAAGCCCACAGAGACACTCTAGGTATCTATTGGCAAAGATCAAACAGAAATGGCTGCAAGCATCCACTGCATGGTTCGTCCAAACGAAAGGCTGATAGAGGAATTTCACTGAAGCGCTCGGTTGAGATTTTCCTTTTTTGGGGAGAGCATGTGCCCATTGGATCAG GTATATGCAGAGGCTGCAGAGAAGAACACAGCAAAGAATTATTGAAATTCACATTTTGTGATGAAGACAATGAAGAGTCAAACATAGAAGAtg ATGaaccaaaagaaaagaaaatatgtcTCTCAAGTGAAGTTGTGTGTCGACTTTCTGTGACAGATGGTAACTGTCTTCAATATGGAATTTGCACAACAT GTTGTTCTTCAGATTTACAGGTATGCAGTCTCCTGGActtaattacaaaatatattaatttcaaacAGTTTATACTACAGATGAATACAGTATCAGCCATGTCTGTCTATTGA